The stretch of DNA CTACTTACCTTTGCGCTTTGCGCCAGTGTAACTAAATTCACCAGAGCATCCCCGGAGCGGTAACCAGATTAGGTCAATACGATACCAAGCTCTTGACAGGGTGGTCAACGAGAAGTTGATGAAGCACAGGTGCTTAGCTGTAATGTATTGAAACTATAGCAACTATCCACAGCCCCTACGGGGTCGATTTGCGGAGCCCGTCCAGCAGCGCAAGCTGCTGGCGCAGCAATGCGGTGGGGGTGAAAGCAACCCCTCAGGGGTCGATTTGCGGAGCAAATCGGGGGTGACAACGTTAACTGGTCACAAAATCTGCCGTCCCCAATCAGGGGACGACCAATCGAATTACCTATCAAACTTCGCCGTAATCTGAGTAGCTTAAATCTCTACATTAAACTACGGTGACCAGTTACCTTGTTGGTACTTAAACGGACTTAGTCTTGCTGGTATCACTCTGGAATCACGCTAGCTGCGCCTGCGTCCAGAGCTCTTCAACTTTGGACTAGTTTTGCCGAGCCATAGGAAATTTGAGTAGATCTCTCCCCCGATGGTTTCCGCATACATGTAGATCTTTTTGTCTTTGGGAAGTGTTAGCCGAACGAAAAACTTGAAATTTCCCTGCTCGTCACTAACGGCATCCCCAACAGGCTCCCCGGCTGCAAACAGCCTTATCCCGACAGCGCTGATTGGAACCCCCGTATTTGATACAAGCTGGCCTAACATTCTCACCACCGGAGCATTGGCATCGCCAACCCGACTCTTTGTGATAGTGAGCTTCGCCGTATTAAGATCCGGATGCTCGGGTGGAGTTGGCGTTGGAAATCCTGGCGTAATATCTGGTCGCGGTACGACCTGCTCAATGGAGATGCATGAGCCACTCTGTGTAAGGTGCTGATTGATCTCTTGCAAACTAGCCTCAGAGAAATGATCGGAGGGTGGTATCGATATACTTGGGTACATCAAACTACCGCGTGTTGATGTATCGTGATTCGCGCCAAAGTTATGCCCAAGCTCGTGGGCAAATATGCCAGAGTCAGCAGACTCCACATATGATTGAGTAATGCCGTACGAAAGGGTTGGCACTGAACAAACAACCCCTATGTATGCGATCCCGATTACGCTTCCATCGAAATTCTTACCGGTAAAGAGGTGCTTGATATCAACGTCCTGATGAAACGTCGCGGGGGTTTCACTGAGATTATATGGATTTTCAACGTTACCAGTAAACGCATTCAGAAGACGGATCGGCTCAGTTGTATTATATGGTGAGCTTTCTGAATACACATGTTGGCGCACGACTCGGAAGCGAATTCCCAACTGCCTAGCATAGATCGCCTCGGCTGCATTAATGATGGATGCAATCACTGCGTTACTACTATCGCCGTACTTGGCATACCACTCCTGATCAGCATCGGTACTGATCGTAACTACCTTAGAGAGTTCGGCGACACCGTTCTCTTCCTCACTTTTAATGGGTTGTACAATCGGCGCATCATGCTCCTGTGTATTCATACTGTCCGTTGATGCACCACAGGCCCCACGACGCCGCGCCGATGAGGGTATACTGGATATGCGCGCACTAACTAAGATAGCGCCGTCAATGGTCATAGTAATCGTGTAGATCCTCTGCAGGGTTCCCCTCGAACCTTTTGCTCGACCGGGAAACGTAAGCTTTAGCTTACTGCCGATGATTGAGGCAGCTGTAGGCATGATTCGACGACCAGACCTCGTTAAGCCCCCTCCGATCGCTACTGAACCCCGCAGCAATACGGGCTGGAGTTGGTCCTCCTCCTCCCTGCCGTTACGTCGGATAAATGAGCGCCAGGTTTTATTGCGTTTGGTAGTTAGGTGTAGGTCGATATTTCCAGCCGCATAGATCCGCCCCCTAACACGAACGGTTGGAATCTTTTCTAGCTCTGTAGTGGATCTCTCTCTAAGGCTCGGATTATAAATACCTTCTAGCGCAACCATCGCGCGATACGGTGTTATTTTTTGGGCATTTCCGTTTCGACAGGAAACTACCAGGAGAGTAACGAGGACAGCAAAGATGCGCAGGTAGGCGCTAGTACCACTCATACATCACCTCTTAAAACCGAGAGGGATGCCCCCTCTAAAAACCGTTGGAACCTACAGCAACCTTCCTTACGATGCGGAGCTACGGCTTAAGTTTCAAATTTCTTAAAATACTTTGAGGTTCTTCAGGCAATCTTAGTGCCTAGCCAGAAGAGGCTAGGAACTTCGTATAGTTAGCAAATCTGGGCTCTGCTGGTAGGAAGCCGGCTTCCCTTAAAGCTGCAAAAAGTAGCTGATAAAAGGGGATGTTTTGAATTGATTTATGATTTATCGGGAGGGGTCTTTAATCACCGCTATATAGTAGGGTCTTCAATTCTTGTATAAATACTACTTTGAGGCTCTTGCCTCATAACAATAGCCCCCCTACAACTCTTATGTGACAAACAGATCAGGCCTAACATCCTCCAAACAGCTCTTAGCTCTGCTACTCATCTCCTTAGGATCTTTTATCTTAAGCGCCTGTGGTAGAAGTACTGCGCCCAGCCCTGAAACCGCCTTTAGAGCTGTCGCTGCGCCGACCCTCTCTGATGACTTAAACCTAAAAGATCTAGCGAGCGGTATCGCCACTCAGAGATCTGCTCTCAGCAGAAATCCCGACTCAGCCATGCAGTTTGGGCCGGTATCGATCACGCGCGGCAAATACGTACAGGCCCTCGATCGTCTCAGCAGTGAGCTAATAAGCTCGCGTAGCAACTCAGAAAAGTTAGAATATATACGCAATAATTTTTTATTTTATGAGATATACGGCGCGCAAGATTGGGGTGCGATCCTCCTTACGGGTTATTTTGAGCCGCTTATACGTGGAAGCCTGCGGCCAACCTCCGCCCTCTCGCAACCGATCTATCGCCGTCCAGATGACCTTATTACGATCCCTCTCGGAGCATTTTCGCAGCGCTTTAAGGAGGAATCAGCACTCAAGGGAAGGCTCGCTAAGGGGCGAGTAGTTCCGTACTACTCACGAGAAGATATAGATGGAAAGCATACCCTTAAGGGTCGCGGATTAGAGATCTGTTGGGTTGATCCGATCGATGCGTTTTTCCTCCAGATTCAGGGCTCAGGCACAATTGAGCTCAAAGATGGCTCTCAATTTTTTGTTACCTATGCTGAAAAGAACGGACATAAGTACGAGGCGATCGGGAAATTCTTAAAGGAACGGATAGCTCCTGCTGCTATCACGATGCAAAGCATCGTGGCGCTGCTTAAAACTATGCCAGAGAGCGAACGCTCCGAGCTCCTTTTCCGTAATCCGAGCTATGTATTTTTCAATCGCTCGCCGCAACGTGCCATTACATCGCTCGGCATACCAGCAACCTCCGGCCGCACGATTGCAGCAGACCCGAAGTTTGTACCAAAGGGTGCCTTAGCTTTTATTACCTTTAACAAGCCGGTCTTTGATACAGAAGCCGCTCCAAGCGATCTGCCACAAAGTAGCATTGAGGTGGGTCGCTTCGTCCTTGATCAGGATTCCGGGGGCGCCATTACCGGAACCGGTCGGATAGATCTATTCTGGGGACGTGGAGATGATGCAAAACGCTACGCCGGTGTGCTGCAGAGTCCTGCTCGTATCTGGTACTTAGTTCCGAAAGGGTCCATCAACTAACAGCTACTGATCATCCTCTTCAAGATCTAGCGGCTGCGCTATACCTGCCTGGCTACGACCGGGAGGTTGCGGCGGGATCTGATTGGGAGCTAGCTCTATCTGTGCGTTGCGCGACTGTGGAGGCTCTACGTAGGGCGCATCAGCTGCTGCCGGAACCTCGCGCGCAATATCACCCACGATATCTGCGATATCTCCCGCTGGTTTATCCGTTGTTGAGGTTGTAGCCGCTACCTTCTGCTCAGATCTTGGCCCCCGTCCCCGCAGCGAGCGCCAATCAATTACCCGACCATCCTTAAAAAGCACATATGCACCATGCGAATAGCTCCACAGTACCTCACGCTTAACGTTGCGCTCGATCTTCTCTAGCGGCTGACCCCAGCCCTGTATTACTTCAGGCAAAACCGCCCCTATCGTAAGATCTTCATAGGCGTTATCGGCATACGCCGATCCAGACGATAGCCCTAGTAATAGGATCTGTGAAAGAAAGAGGGATCTTAAAGAGCTCATCACTGTTTCCCTGGACTATCCGCAACTATTCACCCCGGTATAAACTTGTCGATGGCTAAAAGAATTCGATCTTGCGATCGGTCCTAAAGACCCACCTTTCTTGACGTCCCCTGATCGGGGACGCTCATTTTAGGGGTGAATAGTTATTGTCTCCACCCCAGTTTGCTCCGCAAACTCGCCCCTTGATAGGGGCTAACGCACACTAATCTGACCCGGTGAATAGTTACAAACTATTTATATAAATAAGATTTCAAACCACATCTCAATGAATAACACACCTATTTAGAACCGGAAACTAGGAACTATTCATTCCAGTACGAAAACTATAAAACTGCGCTCTTATTGCACCTTAGAGTGCCTAACAATTTCGCCACGAATCATGTACAGAACATCTTCGGCGATATTTGTCGCGTGATCGGCTATGCGCTCAAGGTTCTTTGATACCGAAAGTAATATAATAAAGCGCTCGACATCGTTTGGATGCTCACGGGTAGCCTGAATAACCTGCTTGTGGATACTACGATTAATATCGTCTATAGCATCATCGGAGCTGCAGACGCTTTTAGCTATCTCTTCGTTAAGATTCACTAAGGACTCGAGACTACGTCGCAGCATCTGCTGCACCTTTGATTCAAGATCTTGAAAGTCAATTAACGCCTCAGGTTGGGTCTTAATAGCGCTTAATTTTATCGCTCGACTGGCGATATTAACCGCCAGGTCACCGATACGCTCTAGATCGTTGTTAATCTTAAGAACTGCCACGATAAATCGCAGATCAGCGGCAACAGGCTGATGTAGTGCTAGAATTTTAAGGCACTCCTCCTCTACCTCGACCTCTACCATGTCAAGCTGTTGATCCCCCTCTATTACCTCACGCGCCAGCTTTTCGTCTCGTGCTTCAACGGCCTTAACAGCCTTGTATACGCTCTCTTCAACTAGCGCGCTTAATCCAAGGATCCTTTTCTTTAACTCATCTATCTCTCGATGTAGGTGAAATGACATATCTATTCCTTACTGAACTGACTCAACATAGCGCCGTTAATAACTTAAGCACCAAAAACGTTATCCAAAACGTCCGGTAATATAATCCTCTGTGTGTTTCTCCTTGGGCTTTGTAAAGAGCTCCTTTGTGATCCCGAACTCAACTAACTTACCCTCATAAAAGAAGGCCGTACGATTCGAAACTCGCGCCGCCTGTTGCATGTTATGTGTTACAATAATGATGGTGTACTGAGAGCGTAATTCACCGATTAGATCCTCAATCTTTGCAGTCGATCTGGGGTCAAGCGCCGAAGCTGGCTCGTCCATAAGAAGCACCTCTGGGTCTACCGCCAGTGCACGCGCGATACAGAGCCGCTGCTGTTGGCCCCCAGATAGATCAAGGGCGCTACGATAGAGGCGATCCTTTACCTCCTTCCACAGGTCCGCGCGTATTAGGCTCCGCTCGACGATCTCATCAAGCACGGCACGATCTCGCACCCCATGAATACGGGGACCATATGCGACGTTCTCAAAAATACTCTTTGGAAACGGGTTGGACTTCTGAAAGACCATGCCAACCCTCTTTCTGAGCCTAATCAGGTCGATATCGGGAGCATAAAGTTCCTGGCTATCAAGCCTAACTTGCCCCTCTACACGCACACCATCTATCAGATCGTTCATGCGGTTAATGGTTCGAAGAAAGCTAGATTTACCGCAACCGGATGGTCCGATCAGGGCAGTTACCTCCCTGGCAGGTATCTGTATTGAGATCTCGTGCAGGGCCTGGTAGTCCCCATAGAACAGGCTCAGTTTATTTACCTCAATCTTAACCTGATCTTGGGCTGAACTCATCTCACTCCATCCCTCACTACTAATTGCTAACTGACGCGCCACGTTCATCTATTGACCTAAATTAGCTCCTAAACACAACCATCTAGAATACCTTACCTCTGCCTACGCTGAAACTTGGACCGCACGATTATTGCGACCGTATTTATAACCAGCATAATCACGAGCAGAACGGTAATGGCAGCAGCAGCGTTAGCATGAAACTCACTCTGTGGACGCGACAACCAATTAAAGGCTTGAATTGGCAGCGCCGTAAAGGGTGCAAAGATTGAATCTGGCACCTGCGCCACATAGGTAAGAGCCCCGAGGGTCACAAGTGGCGCAGTCTCTCCAATAGCTCTTGAGAACGCTAGGATACACCCGGTTAGAATGCCAGGGAGCGCTACCGGCAACACCTGAGTCCAGGTCGTCTGCCACTTAGTAGCGCCTAGCGCCAAAGCCCCCTCTCGGTAGCCCTTCGGCACCGTCCTTAAAGCCTCCCTTGAGGCCATAATGATTATAGGAAGCACCAGCAGCGCCAGCGTTAGGGCGCCTGAGATTAGGCTCCGATTGAATCCAAGCGTGCGCACAAAGAGCTGTAGCCCTAACAGTCCGTATATAACCGAGGGCACCCCGGCCAAGTTCGCAATACAGAGCTCTATGATCCTCGTTATCCTACCCCTTGTGCTGTACTCCTCAAGATATATCGCTGCACCAACACCAACTGGAAAGGCGAATGAAATCGTAAGTCCGATCAGATAGAGGCTGCCGGTCCATGCCGCAAGGATCCCGGCCTGCTCAGCTTTACGAGATGGGAAGCTCGTAAAGAATTTGAAGCTCAGCCGTTCTACACCATCCCCTATAATATCAACCAGCAGAGCTAGCAGAATAAGCATCGCTGAGTAGATCATAAGGCGTGCGAGAAACACAAAGGCCCGCTCGGTTCCCGGACGAGCTAAGAGCGGCAACCGCACATCTGTGCGCCTCCTTAAGGTGTCATTCTGTGTTGTGGTGGTCAGTACAACTCCCATTTAACGAAACATCCTTTTAAATCTATCGCGTACAGCCATGCTCGCCATATTGAGGGTAAGGGTAAGAAGAAAAAGCATCATCGCAACAGCAAAGAGCGTGTGATACTCAATGGTGCCGTGCGGAGTGTCTCCAAGAGAGACCTGTACTATGTATGCGGTCATGGTCTCCACAGGTTGCAGCGGATTAAAGTGTAGCAGCGGCTGCTGTCCGGCGGCGATCGCAACGATCATCGTCTCTCCAACTGCTCGTGATGCAGCCAGGATAAACGCTGCCGTGATTCCACCGATGGCGGCCGGTAATACACCACCAAAGATCATCTGCAACTTTGAGGCGCCCAGCGCGTAGGCTCCCTCACGCAGGTTCTGGGGTACAGTATAAATCGCATCTTCGCTGAGCGATGCCACCATCGGAAGGACCATAATCCCCATCACTAAGCCGGCACTCAGGGCATTAAAGGAGCCAAGTGCTGGTAAGAATAGTTGTAGCAACGGGGTAATAAATAGAAGTGCGAAGTATCCGTATACGATGGTTGGAATACCAGCCAGGATCTCTAGCACCGGCTTAATAATCTTACGGCTGCGCTCACTGGCGAACTCACTGAGGTAGATAGCGATAATAAGGCCTGCTGGAACCGAGAGCGTAAGAGCGATCACAGAGGTCAGCACCGTTCCGCATATAAGCGGCCAGATACCGAAATGCTTCTCCATGAAAAGCGGGGTCCACTCAGTATCGAAAAAAAACTGGCTCAGCGATACGTTCTCAAAGAACAAAGCGCTCTCGACCACCAGCACCAGGATAATCCCTATCGTTGTAAAGATAGAGAGCGCCCCACACGCCAGCAAGAACGCCTCAATGGCTTTCTCGCCGACGGTTCTTGATGAGCGTGCGAATGAGAACAATGTTACCCCTCCCTACCCTACTCTACTGCTTTAAGATCTGCTCAAGTGTTGCAACACCCGTAACCTTGCCATTAAAGAGTGTGCCAGTTACCGCTCGATCAAGGCGGGACTGCACAAGGCTCATGATACTCTCAGGCAGCGCAATGTACCCCACCTCCTGTGCTAGTAGCTCTACATTCTTAAGGTAGTATGCAACGAATTCACGAACCTCTGGACGCTCAAGCGAGTCTTTTTTTACATAGATAAAAAGAGGGCGTGAAAGGGGTCTGTAGCTACCTTTTGTAACGTTGTCCTTAGTTGGAAACTGTGGGCCGCTGCCATTAGTAGCATCCTCGTCATCGATCGGAACAACCTTTAACTTATCCATGTTGCTATTATAGTAAGCAACGCCGAAGAACCCGAGCGCACCCTCATTACCAGAGACGCCGGTTACTATCACGTTATCATCCTCACTACTTGTATAATCACCGCGACTGGCCTTCTCCTTGCCAACAACCGCCTCGGTAAAGTAGTCAAAGGTGCCGGAATCTGTCCCGGGCCCAAAAAGGTGTAGCGGCTTGTCAGGAAAGCCTGCGCGCACATCGCTCCACTTTGATATCTTGCCACGCGACTCAGGCGCCCAGATGACGGCGAGCTCCTTAACGGTCAACTGCTCTACCCAGGAGTTCTTCTTATTAATCACCACCGACAATGCGTCGTACGCTACAGGCAATTCGATAAAGTTAATGCCGTTCTTAGCCGCTTGCTCCAACTCGATGCTCTTGATTGGTCGCGATGCGTTGACGATATCAACCTCACCTGCAACTAATTTCTTAAAGCCTCCCCCTGTTCCTGAGATACCTACGGTTACATTAATGCCCCGATGCTCAAGTTGAAACTCCTCGGCTACCGCCTCAGAGATCGGAAATACTGTGCTAGATCCATCGATCTTGATTACACCTGGAGACCCCGCAGGAGCTGCGAAGCCCTCCCTTGCTAGCACTATGCTGCTCAGGATCAAAATAGGGGTAAATAATACCTGCAGGATTCGCTCCATGGCAAAGATTCCTTTCAATAAAAAAGATCGACCGAATTGTAACATCCTTAGGCTAGATTACCTACTACTTCACTTTAGAGTTTGGTTAGGTCCTATGCTTTTAAGAGCAGCGAGAAAGTTGTTCCACTCCCAGGAATACTAGCCACCTCGACCCGCCCACCATGAACCTGTGCAATATGTTTCACTATTGAGAGCCCCAACCCCGTGCCACCAATTTGCCGGCTACGCCCCTGATCAATTCGGTAAAAGCGCTCAAATAGGCGCGTGAGATGCTGCTTCTCTATCCCTGGCCCAGTGTCAACAACGGCTATTCTTATAAAACCATCCATCTGTTCGACTTTAATCTCAACCGTGCTACTTGGATCGGAGTACTTAATCGCGTTATCAATTAAATTAACGAGCGCCTGCTCTATAAGGTTGGGCTTGGCCATCACCTTATACCCGCCAGCCTCCTGGATATGCACAAGCGTGCCACGTTCAGATGCGCGGTGCGCGCAGGCCTCTACAGCAGCCAAAACGATCTCCTCTACCGCGCACGATTCAAACTCCAGTTGTCCGCGCTCTCCCCTTGCCTCAAGTTGCGCTAGGGTTAGCAGGTCAGAAACGATCTCATTCAATCGGTCCGCATGTCGCCCAATAATACTGAGGAACTTTTTCAGCGATTCCGGCTCATGCATTGCTCCATCCAAGAGGGTCTCTACGAAGCCTTTAATTGAGGTAATGGGGGTACGGAGCTCATGCGATACGTTAGCGACGAAATCCGTACGTACGTGCTCTAGCCTCTGAATCTGCGTCTTATCGTGAAACACAAACAGCGTTCCAGTAGGGGCGCTACCCTCCTGTATCAGGGGAGATGCGTATACCTCCAGCACCTTTTCATCTATCCCATTGATCGTAATGACCTCAGAGCTAGCCTCTGGCGAGTGCATCACCCGTGAGATAACCCGCTGCAGTCCCGCATGATGAATAACCTCTGGAACAAGTCTATTCTCACACTCCTCAAGTGAAATATCTAGCAATACTCGAGCGGCCTGATTAACACGCTTAATTCGCCCATCACTATCAACGGTTACCACACCCTCAACCATACTGCGCAGGATCGCATCCTGTTCAGCACTTAAGAGCCTCAATCTCTCAAGCCGCTTCTGAATAAGGCTCGCCATAGTATTGAACGACTTTGATAGATCGACCAATTGAGATAGTCGTGGAGGATAGACCCGTGCCGTCAGGTCTCCCTCGGCAAAGCGCTGCGTTACACCCTCAATTCGATCAAGCGACTGCCCGATTCGACCGGCTACCAGGATACTCCCAATAAGGCAGATTACTAAGGAGATAGAGAGCGCAATCAGCAACACAGTACTTAGCCCTCCCTGTATGGTTGCTACGATAAAGATCGGAGCCACGCTAGAAAGGACGAGCAATATGTAACTGGGGGTCAGCCCTGCAAAGAACGTACGAATCATCACAGGGCTAAGTTCTACAGTAGAATGGCGTCGATTGCACGAGAGTAGTTAACCCTTAAATCGGTACCCTACTCCCCGCACCGTTTCGATATGATCCCCATAAATATTGAGCTTTTTACGGAGGCCAACCACCTGAACATCTACGGACCTATCGGTCACAGGATAATCATCCCCATGCACTCCCTCAACTATCTGATCGCGCGTAAACACAACTCCCGGCCGTTGAATCAGGAAGTGCAGCAGCTTAAACTCGGTATTAGTTAACTCTGTAAGAACGTTTTCAATATGAACCTCCCATCTGAGAGGGTTAACAACAAGCCCATCAACTTGAACCACCGCCTGCCGATCAAGCGGCGGCGCCTTACCACGACGCAACACGCTCTTAACCCGCGCCATAAGAACTCGTGGGCTGAACGGCTTGGCGATGTAATCGTCCGCTCCAAGCTCAAGACCAGAGACAACATCGGGCTCCTCGCCGCGCGCACTCACCATAATAATAGGGATACCCTTAAGAAGAGGCTCGCCCTTTAGCCTACGGCAGACCTCTAGGCCATCGATCCCAGGTAACATTAGATCAAGGATGAGGATGTCGGGCCTAACCTTAGCGACGATAGCTAAGCACTCCTCCCCACTCTCGGCACAGGTAACCCGGTAACCATCTTTCGATAGGTTGTACTGAATCAGCTCGCGAATATCCTCTTCGTCATCAACAACTAAAATCGACTCTTTCATAGCTTGCAATCCTAATCTTGGCCTGATAATACCAATTTTTATAACGGATGTACCTCTTTAAATGCACATTCACAGAAAACTAACATCAGAGGGCCCGTCCAATAAAACGCAGCTATTAAACGAGGCTACCTGCTATGAGTAACGCTATTACCCTATACGAATCCTTTCCTGATGCCCCTAAAGCAGTTGGACCATATTCACCAGCGGTACGGGCTGGCGGCATGGCCTTCCTATCAGGGCAGGTTGGGCTTAATCCGCAAACTATGCAACTTGTTGGCGCTGGCATTGAGGAACAAACTGAGCAGGTGTTAAGAAACCTGCTCGCTGTACTATCCGGGATGGGGCTTGCATTCAAGGATGTCGTTAAGACAACCATCTTTCTTACAGATTTGAGTCATTTTCAAACGGTCAACAAGATCTACGGCGAGAGGCTAGAGGGTCATAAACCAGCACGCTCTACGTTTCAGGTAAGCGCCTTACCGCTTGGCGCTATAGTTGAGATTGAGATGACAGCGCTTGATCGAGCTGCATAAGGATACCTAGCTCCGGTAGAGCTTTAGTTATCAGAAAATACTACACCCTTTGCATAGTAACCAACCTCTCCGGCAATTAGCACCGTGTAGGCGCGCCCCTCCTCTACCGTCAGGGCGTTTGTTGTTACGATTGCGCCGTCCAGAGCTACGCGGGACACAACCTGCACTACCCCTGGAGTCGCGTTCACGTACTGAGAGCTTGCTCCAAAGTCAACGGTAAGGCTATCTGTCGGTGTTGAGACCGACAATGCTGCGGCTCCCGTCGCACCATTAACGATCCTAATAAGCCCACCTGTAAAACTCTCTGGTAGTTGATCGTTTAGAAGTTTAGTTTGGGTACCACGGCTCTGATTATCACCGTAAAGCACAATTGAGTGCCGACTATCAGAGCTCACATCTAAATTAAGTGTTGCGATAACCTGGGTGCTATTAAATGCAGTGGTAAGAGATAGAACCTGCGTGCCGCTCGGCAATGAGCGGTATGAGGAGCTTACTGCAAATACAGCTTGCGGAACGATAACGCCCTCCTTTGCGGTCGAAATAACATCAACAGGCACCACATCTATTGCAGCGTGTAGTACACGTATTCCAGTTCCGACCTCTCCTCCAGCACTACTACCGCCGCCGCCACCACCACCTCCACCACAGGCAGTCAACATGCTTGCTAAAATAATCAGGGAACAGAAACTGCTTTTTTTAAACATGCTAATTTCCCGACACCGCAAGCGCCATAGCCTCTGCGATAGCATCGTATCCTAGTGTATTGGGATGCAACCCCTCAGGAATGTTATAATACGAACAGATCGAGAGGTCCGGGCAAGCCTGGTAGAAGGTCTGCTCAATATCTGCCAATGGAAGTGAGTTGATAGCTGCAAGCCGTCGCACCGCTACAGA from Pseudomonadota bacterium encodes:
- a CDS encoding M12 family metallo-peptidase; this translates as MSGTSAYLRIFAVLVTLLVVSCRNGNAQKITPYRAMVALEGIYNPSLRERSTTELEKIPTVRVRGRIYAAGNIDLHLTTKRNKTWRSFIRRNGREEEDQLQPVLLRGSVAIGGGLTRSGRRIMPTAASIIGSKLKLTFPGRAKGSRGTLQRIYTITMTIDGAILVSARISSIPSSARRRGACGASTDSMNTQEHDAPIVQPIKSEEENGVAELSKVVTISTDADQEWYAKYGDSSNAVIASIINAAEAIYARQLGIRFRVVRQHVYSESSPYNTTEPIRLLNAFTGNVENPYNLSETPATFHQDVDIKHLFTGKNFDGSVIGIAYIGVVCSVPTLSYGITQSYVESADSGIFAHELGHNFGANHDTSTRGSLMYPSISIPPSDHFSEASLQEINQHLTQSGSCISIEQVVPRPDITPGFPTPTPPEHPDLNTAKLTITKSRVGDANAPVVRMLGQLVSNTGVPISAVGIRLFAAGEPVGDAVSDEQGNFKFFVRLTLPKDKKIYMYAETIGGEIYSNFLWLGKTSPKLKSSGRRRS
- a CDS encoding murein transglycosylase A, encoding MTNRSGLTSSKQLLALLLISLGSFILSACGRSTAPSPETAFRAVAAPTLSDDLNLKDLASGIATQRSALSRNPDSAMQFGPVSITRGKYVQALDRLSSELISSRSNSEKLEYIRNNFLFYEIYGAQDWGAILLTGYFEPLIRGSLRPTSALSQPIYRRPDDLITIPLGAFSQRFKEESALKGRLAKGRVVPYYSREDIDGKHTLKGRGLEICWVDPIDAFFLQIQGSGTIELKDGSQFFVTYAEKNGHKYEAIGKFLKERIAPAAITMQSIVALLKTMPESERSELLFRNPSYVFFNRSPQRAITSLGIPATSGRTIAADPKFVPKGALAFITFNKPVFDTEAAPSDLPQSSIEVGRFVLDQDSGGAITGTGRIDLFWGRGDDAKRYAGVLQSPARIWYLVPKGSIN
- the phoU gene encoding phosphate signaling complex protein PhoU, yielding MSFHLHREIDELKKRILGLSALVEESVYKAVKAVEARDEKLAREVIEGDQQLDMVEVEVEEECLKILALHQPVAADLRFIVAVLKINNDLERIGDLAVNIASRAIKLSAIKTQPEALIDFQDLESKVQQMLRRSLESLVNLNEEIAKSVCSSDDAIDDINRSIHKQVIQATREHPNDVERFIILLSVSKNLERIADHATNIAEDVLYMIRGEIVRHSKVQ
- the pstB gene encoding phosphate ABC transporter ATP-binding protein PstB, giving the protein MSSAQDQVKIEVNKLSLFYGDYQALHEISIQIPAREVTALIGPSGCGKSSFLRTINRMNDLIDGVRVEGQVRLDSQELYAPDIDLIRLRKRVGMVFQKSNPFPKSIFENVAYGPRIHGVRDRAVLDEIVERSLIRADLWKEVKDRLYRSALDLSGGQQQRLCIARALAVDPEVLLMDEPASALDPRSTAKIEDLIGELRSQYTIIIVTHNMQQAARVSNRTAFFYEGKLVEFGITKELFTKPKEKHTEDYITGRFG
- the pstA gene encoding phosphate ABC transporter permease PstA, with translation MGVVLTTTTQNDTLRRRTDVRLPLLARPGTERAFVFLARLMIYSAMLILLALLVDIIGDGVERLSFKFFTSFPSRKAEQAGILAAWTGSLYLIGLTISFAFPVGVGAAIYLEEYSTRGRITRIIELCIANLAGVPSVIYGLLGLQLFVRTLGFNRSLISGALTLALLVLPIIIMASREALRTVPKGYREGALALGATKWQTTWTQVLPVALPGILTGCILAFSRAIGETAPLVTLGALTYVAQVPDSIFAPFTALPIQAFNWLSRPQSEFHANAAAAITVLLVIMLVINTVAIIVRSKFQRRQR
- the pstC gene encoding phosphate ABC transporter permease subunit PstC yields the protein MFSFARSSRTVGEKAIEAFLLACGALSIFTTIGIILVLVVESALFFENVSLSQFFFDTEWTPLFMEKHFGIWPLICGTVLTSVIALTLSVPAGLIIAIYLSEFASERSRKIIKPVLEILAGIPTIVYGYFALLFITPLLQLFLPALGSFNALSAGLVMGIMVLPMVASLSEDAIYTVPQNLREGAYALGASKLQMIFGGVLPAAIGGITAAFILAASRAVGETMIVAIAAGQQPLLHFNPLQPVETMTAYIVQVSLGDTPHGTIEYHTLFAVAMMLFLLTLTLNMASMAVRDRFKRMFR
- a CDS encoding PstS family phosphate ABC transporter substrate-binding protein — translated: MERILQVLFTPILILSSIVLAREGFAAPAGSPGVIKIDGSSTVFPISEAVAEEFQLEHRGINVTVGISGTGGGFKKLVAGEVDIVNASRPIKSIELEQAAKNGINFIELPVAYDALSVVINKKNSWVEQLTVKELAVIWAPESRGKISKWSDVRAGFPDKPLHLFGPGTDSGTFDYFTEAVVGKEKASRGDYTSSEDDNVIVTGVSGNEGALGFFGVAYYNSNMDKLKVVPIDDEDATNGSGPQFPTKDNVTKGSYRPLSRPLFIYVKKDSLERPEVREFVAYYLKNVELLAQEVGYIALPESIMSLVQSRLDRAVTGTLFNGKVTGVATLEQILKQ
- a CDS encoding ATP-binding protein, coding for MIRTFFAGLTPSYILLVLSSVAPIFIVATIQGGLSTVLLIALSISLVICLIGSILVAGRIGQSLDRIEGVTQRFAEGDLTARVYPPRLSQLVDLSKSFNTMASLIQKRLERLRLLSAEQDAILRSMVEGVVTVDSDGRIKRVNQAARVLLDISLEECENRLVPEVIHHAGLQRVISRVMHSPEASSEVITINGIDEKVLEVYASPLIQEGSAPTGTLFVFHDKTQIQRLEHVRTDFVANVSHELRTPITSIKGFVETLLDGAMHEPESLKKFLSIIGRHADRLNEIVSDLLTLAQLEARGERGQLEFESCAVEEIVLAAVEACAHRASERGTLVHIQEAGGYKVMAKPNLIEQALVNLIDNAIKYSDPSSTVEIKVEQMDGFIRIAVVDTGPGIEKQHLTRLFERFYRIDQGRSRQIGGTGLGLSIVKHIAQVHGGRVEVASIPGSGTTFSLLLKA